A single Lolium perenne isolate Kyuss_39 chromosome 6, Kyuss_2.0, whole genome shotgun sequence DNA region contains:
- the LOC139829697 gene encoding putative F-box/kelch-repeat protein At1g15680 isoform X1 has translation MATRRHSPNSSPAPAPALEDDDLLAEILLRLPPQPSSLPRASLACKRWRRLVRDPGFLRRFRAHHRSRGTAPVLGFFTKEDSGISFHPALDPPNRVPPERFRLHITGRADNCRIIGCRDGLVLLVNVHPGQVLVWDPVTGDQRRLPLPLAFRNINKFYNGMVLRSAAAAAGDGDRFQFQVVFVRCIKGPHARAVACVYSSDTGAWGDLIQTSTPLLRTLSVDTSGAMVGRSLYCSLRGNSAAVLELDLDSQSLAVVPLPLGGWIMSAEGGGLGLVSVLGHTAQLWKGETDSDEVATWWLTKTIHLDKLLLLSPGDRLVVDFMDENNMLILGILDGISVFTVHTESMQCTKLPVNFKNLPGGFQPFSSVYSAEMGVGAEHAGAEILHNR, from the coding sequence ATGGCAACCCGCCGCCACAGCCCCAactcgtcgccggcgccggcgccggcgctggAGGACGACGACCTCCTCGCGGAGATCCTCCTCCGGCTCCCCCCGCAGCCATCCTCCCTCCCGCGCGCCTCCCTCGCCTGCAAGCGCTGGCGCCGTCTCGTCCGCGACCCCGGCTTCCTCCGCCGCTTCCGCGCCCACCACCGCTCCCGCGGCACTGCCCCCGTCCTCGGTTTCTTCACCAAGGAAGACAGCGGTATATCCTTCCACCCTGCCCTGGATCCCCCCAACCGCGTCCCGCCCGAGCGCTTCCGCCTACACATCACCGGCCGCGCGGACAACTGCCGGATCATCGGCTGCCGCGACGGCCTCGTTCTGCTTGTCAACGTGCATCCAGGCCAGGTACTGGTATGGGACCCCGTCACCGGCGACCAGCGCCGCCTACCCCTCCCCCTCGCTTTCCGCAACATTAACAAGTTCTACAACGGGATGGTGCTTCGCTCTGCGGCGGCTGCTGCCGGAGACGGCGACCGTTTCCAGTTCCAGGTGGTGTTCGTCCGCTGCATCAAGGGGCCTCACGCGCGAGCGGTTGCTTGCGTTTACTCCTCGGATACAGGCGCATGGGGTGATCTTATTCAGACATCGACGCCGCTTCTCCGCACACTTTCTGTGGACACCTCGGGCGCCATGGTTGGGCGTTCCCTTTACTGCTCGCTTCGTGGGAATTCGGCTGCAGTCCTTGAGTTAGATTTGGATAGCCAGAGCCTAGCTGTGGTTCCATTGCCTTTGGGTGGATGGATTATGTCTGCGGAGGGTGGTGGACTTGGCTTGGTCTCTGTTTTGGGTCACACAGCACAGCTATGGAAGGGGGAGACGGATTCTGATGAGGTAGCAACATGGTGGCTGACAAAAACCATTCATCTCGACAAACTTCTTCTCCTGAGTCCAGGTGACAGATTGGTCGTAGACTTCATGGACGAAAATAATATGCTGATCCTGGGGATACTTGACGGTATCAGTGTATTCACGGTCCACACAGAGTCAATGCAGTGCACCAAACTTCCTGTAAACTTCAAAAATTTACCAGGTGGCTTTCAACCATTTTCAAGCGTATATAGTGCAG
- the LOC139829697 gene encoding putative F-box/kelch-repeat protein At1g15680 isoform X2: MATRRHSPNSSPAPAPALEDDDLLAEILLRLPPQPSSLPRASLACKRWRRLVRDPGFLRRFRAHHRSRGTAPVLGFFTKEDSGISFHPALDPPNRVPPERFRLHITGRADNCRIIGCRDGLVLLVNVHPGQVLVWDPVTGDQRRLPLPLAFRNINKFYNGMVLRSAAAAAGDGDRFQFQVVFVRCIKGPHARAVACVYSSDTGAWGDLIQTSTPLLRTLSVDTSGAMVGRSLYCSLRGNSAAVLELDLDSQSLAVVPLPLGGWIMSAEGGGLGLVSVLGHTAQLWKGETDSDEVATWWLTKTIHLDKLLLLSPGDRLVVDFMDENNMLILGILDGISVFTVHTESMQCTKLPVNFKNLPEMGVGAEHAGAEILHNR, encoded by the coding sequence ATGGCAACCCGCCGCCACAGCCCCAactcgtcgccggcgccggcgccggcgctggAGGACGACGACCTCCTCGCGGAGATCCTCCTCCGGCTCCCCCCGCAGCCATCCTCCCTCCCGCGCGCCTCCCTCGCCTGCAAGCGCTGGCGCCGTCTCGTCCGCGACCCCGGCTTCCTCCGCCGCTTCCGCGCCCACCACCGCTCCCGCGGCACTGCCCCCGTCCTCGGTTTCTTCACCAAGGAAGACAGCGGTATATCCTTCCACCCTGCCCTGGATCCCCCCAACCGCGTCCCGCCCGAGCGCTTCCGCCTACACATCACCGGCCGCGCGGACAACTGCCGGATCATCGGCTGCCGCGACGGCCTCGTTCTGCTTGTCAACGTGCATCCAGGCCAGGTACTGGTATGGGACCCCGTCACCGGCGACCAGCGCCGCCTACCCCTCCCCCTCGCTTTCCGCAACATTAACAAGTTCTACAACGGGATGGTGCTTCGCTCTGCGGCGGCTGCTGCCGGAGACGGCGACCGTTTCCAGTTCCAGGTGGTGTTCGTCCGCTGCATCAAGGGGCCTCACGCGCGAGCGGTTGCTTGCGTTTACTCCTCGGATACAGGCGCATGGGGTGATCTTATTCAGACATCGACGCCGCTTCTCCGCACACTTTCTGTGGACACCTCGGGCGCCATGGTTGGGCGTTCCCTTTACTGCTCGCTTCGTGGGAATTCGGCTGCAGTCCTTGAGTTAGATTTGGATAGCCAGAGCCTAGCTGTGGTTCCATTGCCTTTGGGTGGATGGATTATGTCTGCGGAGGGTGGTGGACTTGGCTTGGTCTCTGTTTTGGGTCACACAGCACAGCTATGGAAGGGGGAGACGGATTCTGATGAGGTAGCAACATGGTGGCTGACAAAAACCATTCATCTCGACAAACTTCTTCTCCTGAGTCCAGGTGACAGATTGGTCGTAGACTTCATGGACGAAAATAATATGCTGATCCTGGGGATACTTGACGGTATCAGTGTATTCACGGTCCACACAGAGTCAATGCAGTGCACCAAACTTCCTGTAAACTTCAAAAATTTACCAG